A DNA window from Christiangramia salexigens contains the following coding sequences:
- a CDS encoding glycosyltransferase family 9 protein, with the protein MATGGSIYSQVQHKDKGPHILVIRLSAMGDVAMVVPVLSVLVHTYPNLQVTVLTKAFFRPLFSFLPNVVVYEADVKGVHSGVLGLGTLARELRDEEVDVVADLHDVLRSNVLKSIFYFYGIPFKQINKGRAEKKALTRENNKEFRQLKSTHERYAEVFKELGFPIDLAEYQPPIKRKLLPRVHDIVGKNSRKWLGIAPFAQHKGKTYPKDLMEKVVEALSENGKIKIILFGGGKSEKKQLKKWEDKYENCLSVVGKLSFAEELSLISNLDAMLSMDSGNAHLAAIYGIPVISLWGLTHPYTGFKAFNQPMENCILSDIDRYPMIPTSVYGKKIPEGYEDVMRSIPPDTVIKKILEVL; encoded by the coding sequence ATGGCTACAGGCGGCTCTATATATTCTCAGGTTCAACATAAGGATAAAGGGCCGCACATTCTGGTAATACGCCTTTCAGCGATGGGCGACGTGGCCATGGTGGTGCCGGTTCTGAGTGTACTCGTGCATACCTATCCTAATCTACAGGTCACAGTTCTTACCAAAGCATTTTTTCGCCCGCTTTTCAGCTTTTTGCCGAATGTTGTAGTATATGAAGCCGATGTTAAAGGAGTACATAGCGGCGTGCTTGGATTAGGTACCCTGGCAAGGGAACTAAGAGATGAAGAAGTAGATGTGGTGGCAGACCTCCATGATGTACTTCGAAGCAATGTTTTGAAGTCGATATTTTATTTCTACGGAATCCCTTTTAAACAGATCAATAAAGGCCGCGCTGAGAAAAAAGCACTTACAAGGGAGAATAATAAGGAATTCAGACAACTTAAATCCACGCATGAGCGTTATGCTGAGGTTTTTAAGGAATTAGGTTTTCCAATAGACCTTGCTGAATATCAACCTCCAATTAAGAGAAAATTGCTTCCCAGAGTTCATGATATCGTAGGTAAGAACTCTAGAAAATGGCTGGGAATTGCACCTTTTGCTCAACATAAGGGAAAGACCTATCCAAAGGACCTTATGGAGAAGGTGGTTGAAGCTTTATCTGAGAATGGTAAAATTAAGATCATTCTTTTTGGCGGCGGAAAATCTGAAAAAAAGCAACTTAAAAAATGGGAGGATAAATACGAAAATTGCCTGAGTGTAGTTGGTAAGCTTAGTTTTGCTGAAGAATTAAGCCTTATTTCCAATCTGGATGCTATGCTTTCCATGGATAGTGGAAACGCACACCTGGCAGCTATTTATGGAATCCCGGTAATAAGTTTGTGGGGCTTAACCCACCCATATACAGGATTTAAGGCTTTCAATCAGCCCATGGAGAATTGTATCTTGTCTGATATTGACCGTTATCCTATGATCCCGACTTCAGTTTATGGTAAAAAAATACCGGAGGGCTACGAAGATGTGATGCGCAGCATTCCTCCGGATACTGTTATAAAAAAGATTTTAGAAGTCCTTTAA
- a CDS encoding ferredoxin--NADP reductase: MSKFYPLKIKEIIRETAQAVSLSFDIPEELKDEFSFSAGQYITIKTEAKGEEIRRAYSLCSAPGSEDFKVTVKEVEGGRFSVIANNKLTAGDVLEVHPPEGKFILEPSEEVKNYAAFAAGSGITPILSIIKTVLKEETHSKFVLTYGNKSVDDTIFFKELLELQSEFPHRLFVEFVYSRTREENAHFGRIETSTVNYIVKNKFREHPFDKFYLCGPEAMINHVSGVLKDNGVKDDQILFELFTSTSEEKEIQGDTDGNTAVTITVDDEEYSFSMDRSAVVLDIALENDIDVPYSCQGGICSSCMARITEGKAEMSKNQILTDDEIEEGFILTCQAHPTTPTLKVDFDDV, translated from the coding sequence ATGAGTAAGTTTTATCCGCTAAAAATAAAGGAAATAATCCGTGAAACAGCACAGGCGGTTAGTTTATCTTTTGATATACCAGAGGAACTAAAGGATGAATTTAGTTTTTCCGCAGGACAATATATAACTATAAAAACAGAAGCCAAAGGCGAAGAAATACGTCGTGCCTATTCACTTTGTTCGGCACCAGGATCTGAAGATTTCAAGGTAACGGTTAAGGAGGTAGAAGGCGGAAGGTTTTCGGTAATTGCCAATAACAAACTGACAGCCGGAGATGTGCTTGAGGTTCATCCACCAGAAGGAAAATTCATATTAGAACCTTCTGAAGAGGTGAAAAATTACGCGGCTTTTGCTGCCGGTAGTGGAATAACCCCTATTCTTTCCATTATCAAAACGGTTCTTAAGGAAGAAACTCACAGTAAATTCGTGCTTACCTACGGGAACAAATCTGTGGATGACACAATTTTCTTTAAGGAACTCCTGGAATTGCAATCTGAATTTCCACACAGATTATTCGTGGAATTCGTTTATAGCAGAACCCGTGAAGAGAATGCACATTTTGGTCGTATAGAGACCAGCACCGTGAATTATATTGTAAAGAATAAATTTAGAGAACATCCATTTGATAAATTCTACCTATGTGGACCCGAGGCGATGATAAATCACGTTTCTGGTGTACTAAAGGATAATGGAGTTAAAGATGATCAGATCCTGTTTGAGCTGTTCACCTCTACATCAGAAGAAAAGGAAATTCAGGGAGATACTGATGGAAATACCGCAGTAACCATTACTGTAGACGATGAAGAATATTCTTTTTCCATGGACAGATCTGCAGTTGTTCTGGATATAGCTCTGGAAAACGATATCGATGTGCCTTATTCATGTCAGGGAGGAATTTGCAGCAGTTGTATGGCACGAATTACCGAAGGGAAAGCCGAAATGAGCAAGAATCAGATCCTAACTGATGACGAGATAGAAGAAGGTTTTATTTTAACCTGTCAGGCTCATCCTACCACCCCTACTCTAAAGGTGGATTTTGATGATGTTTAG